The following nucleotide sequence is from Cucumis melo cultivar AY chromosome 1, USDA_Cmelo_AY_1.0, whole genome shotgun sequence.
CACAACCCCTTAGTACTTAGTTTTGATTTCAATTCAGCCACTAAGTTTCAAAATGCTACAATTTTACATTTGAAATATGAAGTTTGCTTTAATTTTGTCTCTAAATTTCAAGTTTTACATAACTATCTTGGATTAGAAAAAGGAGATATAGTCATAAATAATTAAGAGGTCAAAATTAATCTACTACAAGTTACCTCAAACCACCCGtttgaaaatcaaataaaaagacATAATATATAGggctttttaaaaaatataacaaactggcAAAATTTTTACAcggtatagaacaattttgaaaacggaaaaaatcCCACAAGACCACAAcagaaaatactaaaaatgcccCAGTTAACATGTGATTAATTGGCCATACACATgtgtgtaattcttcttctaaacgatcatgatactcgcttgtgtagaaaatgatacacgatcgtgtaagtAATATCAACATGATTATGTAATTCCTTTCaacgatggaaaaaatgctttaaatctaaatgatcatgttgaccaCGCTAAATGATCGGGTTGACtatggtacatgatcgtttacatccacacaatcgtgtagttctttttaaactatgaaaaaaaaagcttttaaatctaaatgatcgtgttgaccatgctaaacagTCATGTTGACAAGGTATACGATCAAGTTGACAAGGTAAGTGGTCATTTAGATTATatccacacgatcgtgtagtttttttaaatgatgggaaaaagacttcaaattttgttgaccatgctaaacgatggTATTAACTTGTTAAGTGGTCGTTTATatcatatcaaagtgatatctaaacgatcttgacATTCTTAAAATTGagttgaaagaaagaaaaaaaaaagacaaataaaaatagaagaaagaaaatcggGAAGAGAGGCCGAAAAAATCTGAAAGGGAAGTCGAAAAAATATGAAAGATAGGATGAATAAATTGTAAAAAGAGAAGTGACAAATATCGGCAACATAAGagacaaatatgaaatttatgaaaaaattttattcacttcttgttttttttattttgttgccGAGGCCATTAATGTTTTGgttttttggtgttttgttttatatatatatatatgtgttaaAAGTCTCCCCTCCCCATCTTCGTCTCAAAATTTAAGTCTCACTTGGATGATATTAAAGAAAACAAATGCTTCTCGTCTGTATCCAATCAAAAGGAAATGATTTGTTCTCTATCTCTACTTCACGTATCCCCTCTTCACCACAGACCCTCTCCCACTCCAAATCCCTCGACCCATCTTCTTCACAACTTCACCTCCCCGTTTGAGCTGAAGCAAGTGCATGCCCATCTCCTCAAAACCAACTCTCCCCTATCTTCTCTCCCTCTTTCACGTGTTGCTTCTGTTTGTGCTTTCAATTCCAGTTTCTCTTACGCCAAGCTGATCTTCGAGCTTGTGGACGCATCCGAGGTCACCCACTGGAACACTTGTTTGAGGTCTTTTGCTGAGGGAGATTCCCCTGCTGATGCCATTTCACTTTTTTATCGGTTGCGTGAGTTTGATATTTGCCCAGATAATTACACTTGTTCCTTTGTTCTCAAAGCTTGTTCTAGGTTGTTGGATATTAGGAATGGTAAGATTGTTCATGGGTATGTTGAGAAACTTGGTTTGCAATCGAATATGTTTTTGCAGAACATGATTGTTCATTTGTATGCATCGTGTGGCGAAATTGGAGTTGCCCGTAAGGTGTTTGATAAAATGCCACAAAGGGATGTGATAACGTGGAATATTATGATTGCCCGATTGGTTAAAATGGGTGATGCTGAGGGGGCTTACAAGTTGTTTGCTGAAATGCCCGAAAGGAATGTAAGGTCGTGGACTTCAATGATCGGTGGGTATGCTCAATGTGGGAAATCTAAGGAGGCTATCGATCTATTTTTGGAGATGGAAGACGCTGGTTTGTTGCCCAATGAAGTAACGGTGGTGGCTGTTCTTGTAGCTTGTGCTGATATGGGTAACTTGGTTTTGGGGAGGCGAATACATGATTTCTCTAACCGAAGTGGCTATGAGAAAAATATTCGTGTTTGTAACACTCTGATTGATATGTATGTGAAATGTGGGTGCTTGGAGGATGCTTGTAGGATCTTCGACAACATGGAAGAACGTACAATTGTTTCCTGGTCGGCTATGATTGCAGGACTTGCGGCACACGGACAGGCCGGTGATGCTCTTGCACTGTTCAATAAAATGATAAACACAGGCGTGAAACCCAATGCAGTGACTTTCATTGGTATCTTGCATGCCTGCAGCCATATGGGAATGGTAGAGAaaggtcgtaaatattttgctagCATGACTAGAGATTATGGGATAGTTCCTAGGATTGAACATTATGGATGTATGGTTGATCTTTTTAGCCGCGCAGGGCTGCTGCAAGAGGCTCATGAATTCATCATGAACATGCCTATTGCACCTAATGGTGTTGTTTGGGGAGCCCTCCTTGGTGGTTGCAAAGTtcacaaaaacataaaattagCGGAAGAAGCCACCCGTCACCTCTCCAAATTGGATCCGCTAAATGATGGATACTATGTGGTTTTATCAAACATCTATGCAGAAGCAGGGAGATGGGAGGATGTAGCACGGGTGAGGAAGTTGATGAGAGATAGAGGGGTAAAAAAGACACCTGGCTGGAGTTCGATCATGGTGGAAGGAGTTGTTCACAATTTTGTTGCAGGGGATGATACCCATCCTCAAACTGAGGAAATATCCCAGACATGGGAGAAGTTGCTTCAGCGAATGAAGCTTAAAGGATATGTGCCCAACACCTCAGTTGTGTTGCTTGACATGGAAGAGGACCAAAAAGAGAAGTTTCTCTATCAGCATAGCGAGAAGTTAGCAGTAGTCTTTGGATTAATCAAAACAACACCTGGCACTGTTATTAGGATCATGAAGAATCTACGTGTCTGTGAGGATTGCCATGCTGCTTTGAAGATCATATCAGTTGTCAGTACTAGAGAGATAGTTGTTCGTGATAGAAACCGATTCCATTGTTTCAAAAATGGTTATTGTTCTTGTGGTGATTACTGGTAGTTGTAATTCATACAAATGCTTATTTGTTTATTTGAGAAACTGATAATTTTGATTCATCAGATACAATATTTGGTATGAATTATCCCCATTTAAGTTCTATCAAGCTTGAGCAAGATAGCAGGAAATTTGGAAGATAATATTGCAACTGAAAGAAAATGCCTAGACCTGTTTGAAGTTCGATTAATGAACTAATGGATCACAACATTATCACTAGATTCTACCAATGTGCTATCAACATTTTATAGTAGAAGACTATAGACAACCCCAGCTTCTATTTCAGAGAGAACCTCAATGGACGGGGCACCCTTTGACCACTATTCCGGGTGCAGTAGGACAGGTGGCCAATGGACAACGGTC
It contains:
- the LOC103501262 gene encoding pentatricopeptide repeat-containing protein At5g66520-like; protein product: MICSLSLLHVSPLHHRPSPTPNPSTHLLHNFTSPFELKQVHAHLLKTNSPLSSLPLSRVASVCAFNSSFSYAKLIFELVDASEVTHWNTCLRSFAEGDSPADAISLFYRLREFDICPDNYTCSFVLKACSRLLDIRNGKIVHGYVEKLGLQSNMFLQNMIVHLYASCGEIGVARKVFDKMPQRDVITWNIMIARLVKMGDAEGAYKLFAEMPERNVRSWTSMIGGYAQCGKSKEAIDLFLEMEDAGLLPNEVTVVAVLVACADMGNLVLGRRIHDFSNRSGYEKNIRVCNTLIDMYVKCGCLEDACRIFDNMEERTIVSWSAMIAGLAAHGQAGDALALFNKMINTGVKPNAVTFIGILHACSHMGMVEKGRKYFASMTRDYGIVPRIEHYGCMVDLFSRAGLLQEAHEFIMNMPIAPNGVVWGALLGGCKVHKNIKLAEEATRHLSKLDPLNDGYYVVLSNIYAEAGRWEDVARVRKLMRDRGVKKTPGWSSIMVEGVVHNFVAGDDTHPQTEEISQTWEKLLQRMKLKGYVPNTSVVLLDMEEDQKEKFLYQHSEKLAVVFGLIKTTPGTVIRIMKNLRVCEDCHAALKIISVVSTREIVVRDRNRFHCFKNGYCSCGDYW